Genomic DNA from Orcinus orca chromosome 6, mOrcOrc1.1, whole genome shotgun sequence:
CTGGTGGTGCTATCCATTGAGCAGGTAGACCACTAATTCATAGGTGTCCATCGTAATGGCTGTGTTTGGAATCTGTCTCACCAGATGAGTTGTCAGACCACGGTAAAGAGACCCATAGCCTTCTTCTTGAACAAGCAAAGACAGTGTCTGAAAAAAGGATCTATATTTTGTTCCCTCCTCACGCAGTCTTGTTCTTACAACTTCATGTAGATATGctatagttgtggcacacgtttTTGAGGTAGCAGCAGCTAGCATCATTCCCACAAAATCTGATGCTTCTTTTACAGACTCTTCTTCATTTTCCATTGTAGAAGCAATCTTATATTCCAGTAGTTTTTGCTTAATACTTTCATAAATAACAAAATGGATAACAGTCTCTGATATGCCAGCATATGAAGCAGACATGCCCCTATAAAATCCTCTAAGTCCATCTGTCTGATACACTTTATGGACACACTCAAAAGCACCCATTCGCTTTTCCCCACGGTTCCTTGCATCAAGCTGTAACTGAGTCTTTATAAGCTAAATGGGGTTGGTCGCTCTGATTGCAGTAAAACCTTTCACCTTTTGCACTATGATCAGTAATATTGCAcatccatttttatgaaatattttggattattttgtATTCAGTTTCTTGTGCTCTAACTTGCCTAAGATCTCTCTTCGTTGGTAAAGAGTATTTCACCACCTTGATCTTTAAAGCTTTACCTTCCAGCTTTAAAACTTCAATGAGTCAGTCAACAATTACTGCCATTGCAGCTGAAATCATGTGTACCTGGGTAGAATCAGGATCAAATAAACCATTCAACTTTTCCTTGCAGTTTGAATAAGCAGCAAAGTATATTGCTCTGGAAGGGGCCGCCCCCACTAAATTGGGGCCTAATCCTCTAAACAGGGGACGAGGcccttctttttccaagatcaccTTTAGACAATGGAGAGGTCCAGGAGACACTACTCGATTGACACTGTCTCCAGCCATGGTGTTCAGCTGAACTTCAGAGATATAAAGTGTCACAGAAGATGACTGCAGCCGTGTTTTTACAACTTCCAGTGGACATGTCAGAATAGCTCCCACCGTACCGCCACATCCTCCGGCAAACAGATGCACCAGCGTGTCCCTCTGGCTCATTCTCTCTCCCGCATGTCCTCTGGGCGCTGAGGCGGGACGCGGATCTGGCCGCCGCGACGGTCGCAGCTTCCGCCCCCCAACTGTATATTCTTaattcctccttcccatcctttGTGCTACTGTCATACTTTTTCATATGCTATAAATATAGAATGCATTACTATTACTTTTGTTTTAGAAtaattgaaaataagaaaatgttaattttatcttcatttattccatttaatttattcttgtttctttctggTAGATCCAATTTTCAGTCTGATATATTATTTCTGCCTgaagaaatttaacattttttgtagagTAGGTATATTGGTAataaatttccttagtttttgtCTGAAGGtatttagttttccttcattttttaaaaaatttaatttaatttttggctgcattgggtctttgttgcggcacgtgggctttctctagttgtggtgagcgggggctactctttgctgcggtgcgctggcttctcattgcttctcttgttgcagagtatgggcttaaggcatgtgggcttcagtagttgcagcacacgggctcagtagttgtggcacatgagcccTAGAgcgtgtgggcctcagtagttgtgtcttgcgggctccagagtgcaggctcagtagttgtggcacacaggcttagttactccgtggtgtgtgggatcttccaggaccagggctcaaacctgtgtcccctgcattggcagatggattcttaaccactgtgctaccagggaagtccctgtttgtccttcatttttaaaagatatttttgctggataAAGAATTCTGGGTTGAGAGCAGttgcactcctgggtatatatctgaaaaaacaaaaacactaatttgaaatgatatgttcactccaatgttcatagcagagctatttacaattgtcaatgtatggaaacaacctaagtgttcatcaatatatgaatggataaagaaaatgtggaatgTATATTctcaatggagtactactcagccataaaaaaagaatgaagttttaccatttgcagtaacatggatggacttggagggcattatgctaagtgaaataagtcagacagacatatactgtatatcacttatatgtggaatctaaaaaatacaacaaactagtgaatataacaaaaagaagcaaactcaaaagacagagagaacaaactagtggttaccagtgaggagtgggaagggggaggggcaatataggggaaGGAGATAAAAAatggttattatgggattatatgaaatcatgtgtgtgaaacttttgaaaattgtaaagcactatagaatttaaagactcttttattcaattaaaaaaaaccaaagtgaATCCATATCAAAAGGGGGAGGCTTATTACCATGAAGAATATTTGctgaatcaataaatgaattcaatattaaaaaaaagaattctgggttgacagtttttctttcaacatttaaaCGGTGTTGTCTTCTAGCTTGGATGTTTCTGATAGAAGTTTGTTGCAATTCTTGTCTTCATTCCTCTGTATATAATGCTTCTTTTGAAGAATTTCTCATTGTCTTTGTTCTTAACACTTTGAATATGATaggtctatatattttttaaatgtgtcatgCTTGCTGTTCTCTGGACTTCTTGGATTTGCTGCTTCATAACTATCATTAATTTGGAAAACTCTCATCCTTTATTTCTTCAGGTATGTTCTTCtggcccttttttctttcttgtcctcTGGCATTTTGTTCAACAGCTCTTGGACGttctattaagattttttttcattccttttttcctgTTGGATTTCAGTTTGAGTAATTGCTATTGACTTTTCTTCAAGTCTATTTGTTCTTTCAAGTGTCAAGTCTATTGATGAGCAGTTGAAGGCATTCTTTATCTCTGTTactgtcttatttatttctaGCTTCTCTGTGAAGAAATTACCCCTCTGATCTTAGATGTCTTCTGCCTTTTAAATTAGAACTTTTAACCtattaatcaaaattattttaaattctctgccA
This window encodes:
- the LOC101281913 gene encoding LOW QUALITY PROTEIN: solute carrier family 25 member 36-like (The sequence of the model RefSeq protein was modified relative to this genomic sequence to represent the inferred CDS: substituted 1 base at 1 genomic stop codon), whose amino-acid sequence is MSQRDTLVHLFAGGCGGTVGAILTCPLEVVKTRLQSSSVTLYISEVQLNTMAGDSVNRVVSPGPLHCLKVILEKEGPRPLFRGLGPNLVGAAPSRAIYFAAYSNCKEKLNGLFDPDSTQVHMISAAMAVKGFTAIRATNPIXLIKTQLQLDARNRGEKRMGAFECVHKVYQTDGLRGFYRGMSASYAGISETVIHFVIYESIKQKLLEYKIASTMENEEESVKEASDFVGMMLAAATSKTCATTIAYLHEVVRTRLREEGTKYRSFFQTLSLLVQEEGYGSLYRGLTTHLVRQIPNTAITMDTYELVVYLLNG